The genomic DNA AACGAACCAGGCAATACTCTCTATACGTTAGAAGCAGTGGCTCGGTACAAAGACGTGGACCCGGATCAAATTGCACAGGCAACCTATGCCAACACGAACCGGATTTTTGGATTGGAAGGTTAAATGAAACGAATTAAAGAAGTGTTGATTGTCGAGGGAAAATCAGATACCGAACGGATTCAACAGGCCGTGGATGCCGATACGATTGAAACCCGGGGTTCGGCCCTCAGTGACGAAACCCTCGCCTTAATTGATCGGTTGGCGCAAACTCGGGGTGTGATTGTATTTACCGATCCGGATTTTTCGGGTGAAAAGATTCGGCGGATCATCGCCGACGAAATCCCGGAAGCAAAGCATGCGTTTTTAGATAAGCGGGCCGCCACTCCGGAGAAAGCGCATGGTTCGTTAGGAGTTGAGCACGCTTCCCCAGCGGCGATTCGTCAGGCGTTGGCGCAGGTATACACGGAAAGTGATCGTAACCCCGAGGTGATTACTCGGGAGGAACTAATGGCTGCAAATTTAATGGGCAATCACGCTGCCAAACAACGGCGCTTAGAACTCGGGGAGTACCTGCACTTGGGGTACGTGAATGCCAAGCAGCTCCAGCGGCGGTTGCGGATGTTTGGGATTACCAAGGAGCAATTTCACGAAGCGCTGAACCACCTAGAAGGAGGAACAACACATGCAGCAACCAGCCATCGGAACTAGAAATCGGACGCTCGGGATTTTAAATCAGTATCACTTGAGTGCCAAAAAAAGCCTGGGGCAAAACTTTTTGGATGATCTCCAAGTTTTAGAAGGGATTGTCAGCGCTGCGGACGTGACGGATCAGGACGACGTGGTCGAAATTGGACCGGGAATCGGAGCACTGACCGAACAGCTTGCCCAACGAGCACACCAGGTCCTTGCGTTTGAGATTGACCAAAATCTGATTCCGGTGTTGGCCGAGACCCTCGCTGATTATCAGAACGTGACAATCATTAACCAGGACTTTTTACAGGCGAACGTGCCAGCAATCTTACAGCATGAGTTAGACCGCCAGCACCGGTTAAAAGCCGTTGCTAATCTCCCGTACTACATTACCAAACCAATTTTAATGAACTTTTTAAAGGGTGCGGTGCACTTTGAAACGATCGTTTTGATGATGCAAAAGGAGGTCGCAAACCGACTGGTGGCGCAACCCCACTCCCACGACTATGGGGCCCTCAGCGTGATGACACATTACCTTTATCGAGTGGAAATTGCCCTAGAGGTGAATAAGCACTCCTTTATTCCAGCGCCTAAGGTGGATTCAGCGGTGGTTAAATTAACCCCACAGGATGAGCGTCCGGAAGTGGCGTACAGTCAGACGGCCTTCTTCTCGTTTGTGCACGGCTGCTTCATGCACCGTCGCAAGACCCTTTGGAATAACCTACAGTCCATCTTTGACAAGCAACCAGCGACGAAGACGACCATGCAGCAGGTTCTAGCAACAATGGGGATTGCCCCAAGCGTGCGGCCTCAAGCGTTAAGTGTGGAGCAATTCATCACTCTGACCAATGAATTTCACAAAGTCGGACTGCTCCAGTAGGCTAGAATCTTTACATTTCGGCGTTTTTGTGCTAAAATTACCTCTGTGAGGTGATTTGTAATGCAAATGAATTTGCCGGATATCAGAAGTTGGATTCAAGACCACCTTGGCAGTGACATTAAAGTTGTTGAACAAGCTGGGCGAAAACGTACGAACGAATACGATGGCGTCCTCGTAGAGGTCTTTCCTGCCGTATTTATTGTTGATCTTGATTCAAGTGAGCAACCTGCACACGCTTCATTTACCTACACCAAGATCTTAACGAAGGATATTCAAGTGACATTTATGTAAATAACCAACTAAAGGACTGCAAGGGTCTTTTTTTTATTTTCATTTTTAGGTAGCTTATAATGAAATGACGTTGAGTGCACTGATTTGGCCATGGAGGATGTATGGACGACCTAATTTTGGCAACGAAAGATTTGCAAGAACAATTTACCGAAAAACGCGTTTTAAATAACCTAACGTTTCAACTCCGACGGGGACGGTTTTTAAGCATTGTTGGTGAAAATGGGGTGGGGAAGACGACGCTCCTCCGGATTATCCTTGGGCAGTTAAAACCGACCCACGGGAGTGTGACGTTCTATCCGAATCGCAAGGCCGTGAAGATTGGCTATGTGCCCCAGTTTCGTAACATTGATGATGAATATCCGTTAGCGGTCCAAAATTTTGTCGCTTTGAACTTTACGCAACACCACTGGCCGTGGCTAACTCGTGCGGAACGAGCCCGGTTAACGGCGGTGTTGCAAGCAACCAAGTTGCTGGACCTTAAAACTGAGCCCCTCGGTCGGACTTCGGGGGGCGAAAAGCAACGAACGTATCTAGCACAGGCGCTCGTAATTAAGCCAGACCTGTTAATTTTGGATGAATCCACGGCCAGTTTGGATCCGATTGCGAAGGAACAACTTCTCCGCCTCGTCCGGCACCTGAATCAGACCACGGGAATTACGGTGATCTCCGTGACCCATGATGTGCCGTTAGCCAAGCAGTTTTCAGATGACTACCTCTTGTTGCGACCCGATGGCTACCAATTTGGCCCAATTGACCAACTGCAGGTCAGTGAATACCAAGGAGGAGAACACCATGTTTAGTTTTGATTTCATGCGGAATGCTTACCTTGCT from Fructilactobacillus ixorae includes the following:
- the rnmV gene encoding ribonuclease M5, which encodes MKRIKEVLIVEGKSDTERIQQAVDADTIETRGSALSDETLALIDRLAQTRGVIVFTDPDFSGEKIRRIIADEIPEAKHAFLDKRAATPEKAHGSLGVEHASPAAIRQALAQVYTESDRNPEVITREELMAANLMGNHAAKQRRLELGEYLHLGYVNAKQLQRRLRMFGITKEQFHEALNHLEGGTTHAATSHRN
- the rsmA gene encoding 16S rRNA (adenine(1518)-N(6)/adenine(1519)-N(6))-dimethyltransferase RsmA; protein product: MQQPAIGTRNRTLGILNQYHLSAKKSLGQNFLDDLQVLEGIVSAADVTDQDDVVEIGPGIGALTEQLAQRAHQVLAFEIDQNLIPVLAETLADYQNVTIINQDFLQANVPAILQHELDRQHRLKAVANLPYYITKPILMNFLKGAVHFETIVLMMQKEVANRLVAQPHSHDYGALSVMTHYLYRVEIALEVNKHSFIPAPKVDSAVVKLTPQDERPEVAYSQTAFFSFVHGCFMHRRKTLWNNLQSIFDKQPATKTTMQQVLATMGIAPSVRPQALSVEQFITLTNEFHKVGLLQ
- a CDS encoding Veg family protein; the encoded protein is MQMNLPDIRSWIQDHLGSDIKVVEQAGRKRTNEYDGVLVEVFPAVFIVDLDSSEQPAHASFTYTKILTKDIQVTFM
- a CDS encoding metal ABC transporter ATP-binding protein; the protein is MDDLILATKDLQEQFTEKRVLNNLTFQLRRGRFLSIVGENGVGKTTLLRIILGQLKPTHGSVTFYPNRKAVKIGYVPQFRNIDDEYPLAVQNFVALNFTQHHWPWLTRAERARLTAVLQATKLLDLKTEPLGRTSGGEKQRTYLAQALVIKPDLLILDESTASLDPIAKEQLLRLVRHLNQTTGITVISVTHDVPLAKQFSDDYLLLRPDGYQFGPIDQLQVSEYQGGEHHV